From a region of the Corallococcus coralloides DSM 2259 genome:
- a CDS encoding lipase maturation factor family protein, translating into MREMQPLVLFDGDCGFCKRWVARWRQDTGGRVRFARGSRWLLKLLGIPKKDMLRAMQLVEPSGRRSSGAEAVFRMLAWSPRWSTRLAARLGLAPGVRHVAGAVYSVIAHHRRRASRWDTWLFSRVTEPAEHRLVRWAFMRLLGGTFLIAFTSLGKQVLGLYGEKGIRPIRDVAQSERWAAQGRWRRPSVFWKDASDAALVRGCRVGQALSLALLLNVAPLPSAAALWALYLSYVSLGREFLSFQWDVLLLEMGLLGALTAPVGVRPGLGKRDVSALEVFLFRMLVFRLYFGSGISKFHSGDRTWRELSACDVYFETAPLPTRGGWTAHQLPRPVRHAGTAAVLAAETAVPFLAFGPRRVRQATFGILSALQAAIIATGNYGFFNVQSLALGLWLLDDAALRRVLPEALWRDAGPARRPSVPGTALAVAAAVPLLTLGTVEQLRRMGWWPRGPERLVRAVDWLEDRVVPLHSVNSYGLFAVMTVDRPEITVEGSNDGVHWVEYPFRYKTSGVDRPPRQVAPHQPRLDWQMWFAALGSPPSWFLALMERLLEGSPEVLGLFASNPFPDRPPRLVRAVLHDYRMTSRAERQRTGAWWKRERRGLYVSPLTLVPGSSEQAGRLTWYV; encoded by the coding sequence ATGCGCGAGATGCAACCGCTGGTGCTGTTCGATGGAGACTGCGGCTTCTGCAAGCGCTGGGTGGCTCGCTGGCGCCAGGACACCGGCGGCCGGGTGCGCTTCGCGCGCGGGAGCAGGTGGCTGCTCAAGCTCCTGGGCATTCCGAAGAAGGACATGCTGCGGGCCATGCAGCTGGTGGAGCCGTCGGGACGCCGCTCGTCCGGCGCGGAGGCCGTCTTCCGCATGCTCGCCTGGTCGCCCCGTTGGAGCACGCGTCTGGCCGCGCGTCTGGGATTGGCGCCCGGCGTCCGGCACGTGGCGGGCGCGGTGTATTCGGTCATCGCGCACCACCGCCGGCGCGCGTCGCGGTGGGACACGTGGTTGTTCAGCCGCGTGACGGAGCCCGCGGAGCACCGCCTGGTGCGCTGGGCCTTCATGCGCCTGTTGGGCGGCACGTTCCTCATCGCCTTCACGTCGCTGGGGAAGCAGGTGCTGGGGCTCTACGGAGAGAAGGGCATCCGTCCCATCCGCGACGTGGCGCAGTCCGAGCGCTGGGCCGCGCAGGGCCGCTGGCGCCGTCCCTCCGTGTTCTGGAAGGACGCGTCGGACGCGGCGCTGGTGCGAGGCTGCCGCGTGGGACAGGCCCTGTCGCTGGCGCTGCTCCTCAACGTGGCCCCGCTCCCGAGCGCCGCCGCGCTGTGGGCGCTGTACCTGTCCTATGTGTCATTGGGGCGCGAGTTCCTGTCGTTCCAGTGGGACGTGCTGCTGTTGGAGATGGGGCTCCTGGGCGCGCTCACCGCGCCGGTCGGCGTGAGGCCCGGGCTGGGGAAGCGGGACGTGTCCGCGCTGGAGGTGTTCCTCTTCCGCATGCTCGTGTTCCGGCTCTACTTCGGTTCAGGCATCAGCAAGTTCCACTCGGGCGACCGGACGTGGCGTGAGTTGAGCGCGTGCGACGTGTACTTCGAGACCGCGCCCCTGCCCACGCGCGGCGGCTGGACCGCGCACCAGCTTCCGCGCCCGGTGCGCCACGCGGGCACGGCGGCGGTGCTGGCGGCGGAGACGGCGGTGCCGTTCCTCGCCTTCGGTCCCCGGCGTGTACGGCAGGCCACCTTCGGCATCCTCTCCGCGTTGCAGGCGGCCATCATTGCCACGGGCAACTACGGCTTCTTCAACGTCCAGTCGCTGGCGCTGGGGCTGTGGCTGCTGGATGACGCGGCCTTGCGGCGCGTGCTGCCGGAAGCGCTGTGGCGCGACGCCGGTCCCGCGCGGCGGCCATCGGTTCCGGGCACGGCGCTGGCCGTGGCCGCGGCGGTGCCGCTCCTCACGCTGGGCACCGTGGAGCAGCTGCGCCGGATGGGGTGGTGGCCTCGCGGCCCGGAGCGTCTGGTGCGGGCGGTGGACTGGCTGGAGGACCGGGTGGTGCCGCTGCACTCGGTGAACTCCTACGGCCTGTTCGCGGTGATGACGGTGGACCGGCCGGAAATCACCGTGGAGGGCTCGAACGACGGCGTGCACTGGGTGGAGTACCCGTTCCGATACAAGACGTCGGGCGTGGACCGGCCACCGCGCCAGGTCGCCCCGCATCAGCCCCGGCTGGACTGGCAGATGTGGTTCGCCGCGCTGGGGTCGCCGCCCTCGTGGTTTTTGGCCCTGATGGAGCGGCTGTTGGAGGGCTCGCCGGAGGTGCTGGGGCTGTTCGCGTCCAACCCCTTCCCGGACCGTCCGCCCCGGCTCGTACGGGCGGTGCTCCACGACTACCGGATGACGTCCCGGGCGGAGCGCCAGCGCACCGGAGCCTGGTGGAAGCGGGAGCGGCGCGGGCTGTATGTGTCGCCGTTGACCCTTGTGCCCGGGTCGTCCGAGCAGGCGGGAAGGCTGACCTGGTACGTCTGA
- a CDS encoding MBL fold metallo-hydrolase — MSEPKAQAKKTDEIVPGVHHWTVSDDRLGGTRSDAYAVVDDDGTVTLIDPLPIDEKALRKLGDIDAIVLTAGNHQRSAWRLRKVFGVPVWAPEGAQGLEEKPDFEYVNGTTLPGGLNTFQTPGPTEAMYTLWLQKSPHAVVFISDLLSHEGRRTPTFVPGEYQDEPLRTRTSIQRILDHLPIQTVCFAHGAPILKDGASALRKALEEDDEFPHAPAP, encoded by the coding sequence ATGAGCGAGCCCAAGGCCCAGGCGAAGAAGACGGATGAAATCGTCCCCGGCGTGCACCACTGGACCGTCTCCGACGACCGGCTCGGCGGCACCCGCAGCGACGCCTACGCGGTGGTGGACGACGACGGCACCGTCACCCTCATCGACCCGCTGCCCATCGACGAGAAGGCCCTGCGCAAGCTGGGCGACATCGACGCCATCGTGCTCACCGCGGGCAACCACCAGCGCTCCGCGTGGCGCCTGCGCAAGGTGTTCGGCGTGCCCGTCTGGGCGCCCGAGGGCGCGCAGGGCCTGGAGGAGAAGCCGGACTTCGAATACGTGAACGGCACCACGCTGCCGGGCGGCCTCAACACCTTCCAGACGCCCGGGCCCACGGAGGCCATGTACACGCTGTGGCTCCAGAAGAGCCCGCACGCGGTCGTGTTCATCTCCGACCTGCTGTCACACGAGGGCCGGCGCACGCCCACCTTCGTCCCCGGCGAGTACCAGGACGAACCGCTGCGCACGCGCACCAGCATCCAGCGCATCCTGGACCACCTGCCCATCCAGACCGTCTGCTTCGCGCACGGCGCGCCCATCCTCAAGGACGGCGCCAGCGCCCTGCGCAAGGCCCTGGAGGAGGACGACGAGTTCCCGCACGCCCCCGCGCCCTGA
- a CDS encoding protein kinase domain-containing protein, which translates to MGIAGYGARAMVSGASPSSLIFGRYAVLRRVAVGGMGEIFLARQVGVSGFERPVILKSLLPDLLEHDGSVEMFLDEARVAAHLNHPNVVSLYEVGAWQGTFYIAMEYIEGENLARLAKAAARAGTPLPHRVCAQMIRDAALGLDHAHHARDSQGASLELVHRDISPQNIMVRLDGVTKVVDFGVAKATIRASRTRTGVLKGKLRYMSPEQVRNEPVSGTSDQFALGVVLWELCTRRPFIDTDNPAEAMRRIALAAVPRPSQFVEGLSPLLEQIILRMLHRAPGQRFARCADVARALQAYLDEMPEAPEESVPAVVTRLVGDTVLARLRDAGSGEPGLPQVREPSNVSCPRCGQSTSATSRFCPACGNSLTPVGVDAAQKSLTPSSGSGSGDASPGLPVMPALREPPVHLGDEDLPDAPTAKAPARRGDGAVHEPPTDPTMEVPAPPASALAEPPAAHEDDDGPPALGDEAPGPTVKIRAMDAQAQMRRLTLLVVAGEPAQAVRLREAVAQVSARHHVEALALSDTHWCLPFGLPQARADDATRALKCAEELGGAGLNVRRGLESGVVRTSAEAGAARLSGLGLERAQALADAAVSGELLVGASVKALLVESGGVRIGMSRELPGGTAWRVESGAPANRVESLVGRDEALTQAAMVVEAACKGEGGARLFVGPSGVGRSRFLEAVAELATGASPRVVYAWGGDPRSAGALGLWRTVFAALSRAATGGDASLPPLSGLGLSEPEAAALWRRLARGAPSGGGFLPAGDGAVVDAIQRVAKPSGLLLLVDDVHRVDGPSLEMLAGLLAAKELGVSLVATGDVDAVPTALASLPVTVLEGLSPSELNALLTASLGMALSPSLERAVADRVRGNPAHALALVRLLVSVGVLQRTESGFQSNGPLSPAALPQGLGQALGARLELLPAASLRFLQRAAVEGSLFSAELVRVSLTATDGAGVLEDAEWVVPVPGQPGIFRFTSEEARQVLRERLSPSQLRSAHRELAETLDYEAFVQEPAREVRVADHLLGAGSSGAPAACERAGDWFAARGEWRSAVEFFRWALGRAPGATAAVVRWQLDVLARAAGCLTQADPAAVDGLVTPWLDRVPVMQTPGRWAEAARRLAVAELKLGRVDDAEVRLSMAQSPAGSDPEVEALVLGELARVREVKGETTAAVELLARAFQRMGNRTPYVADFFWEHYLLLGRLQQRLGQLDRARVAFTRAAEQARSVGSPVGQARALSQLAGLRVLAGEPAQALSDLERALALAEQGGDAQEVARIHYNAGRLLVAGGRAPEARERLEQARERARVAGWREGEALAAQVLGAMEARTPRRGSGQ; encoded by the coding sequence ATGGGGATCGCTGGGTACGGTGCAAGGGCGATGGTGTCCGGTGCTTCCCCGTCTTCCCTCATCTTCGGCAGGTACGCGGTGCTGCGCCGCGTAGCCGTGGGGGGCATGGGGGAAATCTTCCTGGCACGTCAGGTGGGCGTGAGCGGTTTCGAGCGCCCCGTCATCCTCAAGAGCCTGCTGCCGGACCTGCTGGAGCACGACGGCTCGGTGGAGATGTTCCTCGACGAGGCCCGCGTCGCGGCGCACCTGAACCATCCGAACGTCGTCTCGCTGTACGAGGTCGGCGCATGGCAGGGCACGTTCTACATCGCCATGGAGTACATCGAGGGCGAGAACCTGGCCCGCCTGGCGAAGGCCGCGGCGCGGGCCGGCACGCCGCTGCCCCACCGCGTCTGCGCGCAGATGATCCGCGACGCGGCGCTGGGGTTGGACCACGCGCACCACGCGCGAGACAGCCAGGGCGCGTCGCTGGAGCTGGTGCACCGGGACATCAGCCCGCAGAACATCATGGTGCGCCTGGACGGCGTGACGAAGGTGGTGGACTTCGGCGTGGCCAAGGCGACCATCCGCGCCAGCCGCACGCGCACGGGCGTGCTCAAGGGCAAGCTGCGGTACATGTCGCCGGAGCAGGTGCGCAACGAGCCCGTCTCCGGCACCAGCGACCAGTTCGCGCTGGGAGTCGTGCTGTGGGAGCTGTGCACGCGCCGGCCGTTCATCGACACGGACAACCCCGCGGAGGCCATGCGGCGCATCGCGCTGGCGGCGGTGCCCCGGCCCTCGCAGTTCGTGGAGGGGCTGTCGCCACTGCTGGAGCAGATCATCCTGCGCATGCTCCACCGCGCCCCCGGTCAGCGCTTCGCCCGCTGCGCCGACGTGGCCCGCGCGCTCCAGGCCTATCTGGATGAAATGCCGGAGGCGCCGGAGGAGAGCGTCCCCGCGGTGGTGACGCGGCTGGTGGGCGACACGGTGCTGGCGCGGCTGCGCGACGCGGGCAGCGGCGAGCCCGGACTGCCCCAGGTCCGCGAGCCCTCCAACGTGTCGTGCCCGCGCTGTGGCCAGTCCACCAGCGCGACCAGCCGCTTCTGCCCCGCGTGCGGCAACTCGCTCACGCCCGTGGGCGTGGACGCCGCGCAGAAGTCGCTCACGCCTTCGTCTGGTTCCGGTTCCGGAGACGCCTCGCCCGGGCTGCCGGTGATGCCCGCGCTGCGCGAGCCGCCCGTGCACCTGGGCGACGAGGACCTCCCCGACGCGCCGACGGCCAAGGCCCCCGCGCGCCGCGGCGACGGCGCCGTGCACGAGCCGCCCACCGACCCGACGATGGAGGTGCCCGCGCCGCCGGCCTCCGCCCTGGCCGAGCCGCCTGCCGCGCACGAGGACGACGACGGCCCCCCGGCCCTCGGAGATGAAGCCCCGGGCCCCACGGTGAAGATCCGCGCCATGGACGCGCAGGCGCAGATGCGCCGGCTCACGCTGCTGGTGGTCGCGGGCGAGCCGGCCCAGGCCGTCCGGCTGCGCGAGGCGGTGGCGCAGGTCTCGGCGCGCCACCACGTGGAGGCGCTGGCGCTGTCGGACACGCACTGGTGTCTGCCTTTCGGCCTGCCGCAGGCTCGCGCGGACGACGCGACGCGCGCGCTGAAGTGTGCGGAGGAGCTGGGCGGCGCGGGCCTGAACGTGCGGCGGGGCCTGGAGTCCGGCGTGGTGCGCACGAGCGCGGAGGCGGGAGCGGCCCGGCTGTCCGGCCTGGGGCTGGAGCGGGCGCAGGCGCTGGCGGACGCGGCGGTGTCCGGGGAGCTGCTGGTGGGCGCCTCCGTGAAGGCGCTGCTGGTGGAGTCGGGCGGGGTGCGCATCGGCATGTCGCGCGAGCTGCCCGGCGGCACGGCATGGCGGGTGGAGTCCGGCGCGCCCGCGAACCGCGTGGAATCGCTGGTGGGGCGCGACGAGGCGCTGACCCAGGCGGCGATGGTGGTGGAGGCAGCATGCAAGGGTGAAGGCGGCGCGCGGCTCTTCGTGGGGCCCTCGGGCGTGGGACGCAGCCGCTTCCTGGAGGCGGTGGCGGAGCTGGCCACGGGCGCCTCGCCGCGCGTGGTGTACGCGTGGGGGGGAGACCCTCGCTCCGCGGGAGCGCTGGGGCTGTGGCGCACGGTGTTCGCCGCGCTGTCGCGGGCCGCCACGGGCGGGGACGCGTCGCTGCCGCCGCTGTCGGGGCTGGGCCTCTCCGAACCGGAGGCCGCGGCGCTCTGGCGGAGGCTCGCGCGGGGCGCGCCGTCAGGCGGCGGATTCCTGCCGGCGGGAGACGGCGCGGTGGTGGACGCCATCCAGCGCGTGGCGAAGCCGTCCGGCCTGTTGCTGCTGGTGGACGACGTGCACCGCGTGGACGGCCCTTCGCTGGAGATGCTCGCGGGGCTGCTCGCGGCGAAGGAGCTGGGCGTGTCGCTGGTGGCCACGGGTGACGTGGACGCGGTGCCCACGGCGCTGGCGTCGCTGCCCGTGACGGTGCTGGAGGGCCTGTCGCCGTCGGAGCTGAACGCGCTGCTCACCGCGAGCCTGGGCATGGCCCTGTCGCCGTCGCTGGAGCGGGCGGTGGCGGACCGGGTGCGCGGCAATCCCGCGCATGCGCTGGCGCTGGTGCGGCTGCTGGTGTCGGTGGGGGTGTTGCAGCGCACGGAGAGCGGCTTCCAATCCAATGGCCCGCTGTCCCCCGCGGCGCTGCCGCAAGGCCTGGGGCAGGCCCTGGGCGCGCGGTTGGAGCTGCTGCCCGCCGCGTCGCTGCGCTTCCTCCAGCGGGCCGCGGTGGAGGGCTCGCTCTTCTCCGCGGAGCTGGTGCGCGTGTCGCTGACGGCCACGGACGGCGCCGGTGTGCTGGAGGACGCGGAGTGGGTGGTGCCCGTGCCCGGGCAGCCCGGCATCTTCCGCTTCACGAGCGAGGAGGCGCGGCAGGTGCTGCGCGAGCGCCTGTCGCCCTCGCAGCTGCGGAGCGCGCACCGGGAGCTGGCGGAGACGTTGGATTACGAGGCGTTCGTGCAGGAGCCGGCCCGCGAGGTGCGGGTGGCGGACCACCTGCTGGGCGCGGGTTCCTCCGGCGCGCCGGCCGCGTGCGAGCGGGCGGGAGACTGGTTCGCGGCGCGAGGCGAGTGGCGCTCGGCGGTGGAGTTCTTCCGCTGGGCCCTGGGCCGGGCGCCCGGCGCGACGGCGGCGGTGGTGCGCTGGCAGCTGGACGTGCTCGCGCGCGCGGCGGGATGTCTCACGCAGGCGGACCCCGCCGCGGTGGACGGGCTGGTGACGCCGTGGCTGGACCGCGTGCCGGTGATGCAGACGCCCGGCCGGTGGGCGGAGGCCGCGCGGCGCCTGGCTGTCGCGGAGCTGAAGCTGGGGCGCGTGGACGACGCGGAGGTGCGCCTCAGCATGGCGCAGAGCCCAGCGGGCTCGGACCCGGAGGTCGAGGCCCTGGTCCTGGGCGAACTCGCGCGCGTGCGCGAGGTCAAGGGCGAGACGACGGCCGCGGTGGAGCTGCTCGCGCGGGCCTTCCAGCGCATGGGGAACCGGACCCCGTACGTGGCGGACTTCTTCTGGGAGCACTACCTGCTCCTGGGTCGGCTGCAGCAGCGGCTGGGACAGCTGGACCGGGCGCGGGTGGCCTTCACGCGCGCGGCGGAGCAGGCGCGCTCGGTGGGCAGCCCGGTGGGCCAGGCGCGGGCGCTGTCGCAGCTCGCGGGCCTGCGGGTCCTCGCGGGCGAGCCGGCCCAGGCGCTGTCGGACCTGGAGCGCGCGCTCGCCCTGGCCGAGCAGGGTGGGGACGCCCAGGAGGTGGCGCGCATCCACTACAACGCCGGACGCCTGCTGGTGGCGGGAGGCCGGGCGCCGGAGGCGCGTGAGCGGCTGGAGCAGGCGAGGGAGCGCGCCCGGGTGGCGGGCTGGCGGGAGGGAGAGGCCCTGGCCGCGCAGGTGCTGGGGGCGATGGAGGCCCGGACCCCGCGCCGTGGAAGTGGGCAGTAG